The DNA segment GCTGTAAGTGGCAGTAGTGTGTGCTACTGGAGCATCTTTTGAGTCCAAGTATGGAATATTGAGTCATGCAAGAGAACATCCGATGTATTCGCAGTGGAATCATTTACTAGTCTAATGACAGTCCAGTGGACAGCACAGATAGATCATTGTAAAGTGTTGGTACTCTGTGACAGCTATCAAGGGTAATAGGACAGGTGGGCAAGACCTCAATTACAACATTCTTTTGGAGATTATGGATGTGGCAAGGAAAGGGGTTGAGATAGCATTGGTGTGGGTTCCAGCCCATACAGGTATCCTTAAATGAGAAGGTGGATAGGTTGAccaaaaaaaagctgtgacaaaagaAAACATAGACATCAGTATCAATCCTTCCAAGGCAGAGGGCAAGTGTATTGTCTGGAGGAAAATGAACTTACAATGGTAAAAATGCTGGGAGCAGGAGACTAAGGATAGGCATTTATTTTCAATAActggcagaggtgggacgaagtgaccatcaagtcactctcacatCATGGATCAGCAAGTTCCAAGTCCAGTCTCAAGTCTTAATgcccaccaactgtttgcaagctgacttgagacttgactgggacttgcagattgatgacttgagaatgacttcacagtgacttcgtcccaccaacGAGTAGAGTAACAGATTCAGAAAATAGTTGTAGAAGAAACTGATGGAAAAGAAAGGATGACGTCACTATTGCTAGACTGAGAATTGGTCATACTTTCTTGACCAGGATGGGCTATGTTTGGAATGTTAACAACCAGAGACAGTGCAGCAGGTTCtcgtttattgtaataaatattccagagaaaggcaagagcttctcttgattttaaaagaatagacctgaaagaagtttctgtaggaagtattttagggaTAGGGTCAAGTGAGAGAGGGAAgtcttggctttttaaatacatgtacttgaaagacactggactcatcgagaggctTTAgcactgctataacggactgatgcagaaggtggcagcaatgcaacaataaggtttcCGGCTGCCGCTGCACGCcgtagaagaagaggaagaggaagaagCAGAAGTCGTCGTCGTCGTTTCCGTTTTGTCCAGCTGATTTGTAGTCATGGTaaacattaatattattatttaactCTTTATTTGCTTGTTTAGAATGAAGTTAATATAGTAGATACTTATTCGTGTAATTTGTCAATGAATTTGATGTTGCTGTATCCCAACATAGCCAATAATAAACGTTTGTGTTCCTGTTTAGTAAAACAGTTAGCATTTAGGCTAACTAGTAATGCTGGTGGTGTGcagatttagtttgtttttgtgaTACAGCATAGAAAACGCTATGCAGTGTTTCATGTGATATTTTGTCTGTTGTAGCGTTTCCGTTTCTGTGGAGATTTGGACTGCCCAGATTGGGTTCTTGCTGAAATTACCACATTAGCCAAAATAGTGAGTGTCGTCACATTAAATAAACATTTAACGTACCGGTAAGTGAAATCCACCGACAGGTTACCTGATAATAACACGTGTTTTCTGTCTCACAGTCAAGTGTCAAAATGAAAATACTCTGTATTCAAGTGATGAAAGATTTATTGGGAGAAGGTATTGATGTAAGTGTTTATATCTGTCTCAACTCACAAAAACGGTCCATAGCACAAAAGAGACAAATAGTTACATTAAGCTcaaatttctattttgttttttttttttagtatgacAAGATTTCAAAGATTACTGCAGATGCAAAGTTTGGTAAGTCACTTTTCTGATGGCACTGCATTTAAAGCCAAACCTTTGACACTGTACACTCTATGCGTATGTAGTTGTTAATTATCCCATACGGTTAGGTTTATTTGTTTAACTTTGGGTTAGGGTTTGGCCAACAAGCATTAGCTATGACCTTTGCAAAGTTTGAGTCACTGTGATGTACATATGGCATGTGACTTCTGAACCAAAagccctgggttcaaatcccaatcTTGTTAGGCTTTTTTTTCTGCTTCAAGTATAAAATGCATATATGACAGTCACTACAATCATAGGTAATTACACATACTTTGGAACCAGATAAAGTGTTTAAGGTCATACTTCAAAATGTAATTTCAGCCCTACGTACAGATAGCAAACAAAAGTAAATCATGACCTGTAATGCTGTATTTGCCCTTTAGTATATCAAACTATGCTTTAGAAATAATATTGTAATCATCTTTCAATCCTGTGACCTCACTATGGAAATGCTTTTTGTTCTATAACTTGcactcaagtaaaaaaaaaaatgtgatttgcAGAAAGTGGTGACATCAAAGCTAGTGTGGCGGTGTTGAGCTTCATCTTCTGCAGTGCAGCAAAGCATGATGTTGACAGTGAATCTCTGTCCAGTGAGCTGCAACAACTCGGTCTCCCTAAAGGTTGGTTCAACCAACAGGTTTCTTGTTTGTCATAAAATCTGGGCTTTCTTTTGTGATTTTGAAGCATATTTAGAGACATACATACACAGaacttttttgtgtatttttttctttttcacctcAAAGGCAAGCCATTAATTAAAGTAAAACATGGAAAAGTATTATTTGACTGCattatttgcatgtttttaacTACTTAAAATCTTTATATGGCTAGAAGTTTTTGGCTGCCGTGAAGAATAGACACCCTGAGTCCCAATTCCTTTTGTGTCTTGTTAGTAGTTGGGCagttggttgttgttgtttttgaaagGACATGAGAAGGTTAGTTGATAGCTAGCCACCTGTGAGTTGCTGACATTACATTATCTTTGCATTATGACTTTTGAGCCTGACAGCTTGTTACTGGTGAAAATTAATAATTTGCAGTCAAATCGGGATCAGACTCCCGAGCACAGTTCATGTTCTGTGGGAGCTGTAAAAGCATGAATACAACTGTATTTGTGTTTGACTTCAGCAAAAAGCTTGATGTGCTGTGGTTTTCCTCAATATTTCTccttttcaacatctttgtggttttattttgtaTGTTTAGTACCTCtgctaatgtttttattattattattattattaatttgtatAAAATGTTGCATCATCTTAGTGGATAAAAAGATTGATTTAACTGTTAATTACTCACTTCTGCTGTTTTAGAGCATACGACAGGTCTGTGCAAATCGTATGAGGACAAACACGCTGCACTTCAAGACAAACTAAGAAAGATGAGTCTCAGACGTAAGTGGTTCTCTTTAGCTGTCATGTGTGGAGATCAGATCAGTGATGGAGCTGCTAGTAAActgtctctgtaataaatttcagTGGGGCGATTAGAGGCGGTGTCCTGGCGGGTGGATTACACCCTAAGCTCCAGTGAGCTGAAGGAGGTGAACGAGCCGGTGGTTCACCTTAAACTCCAGGCACAGGGTGCAGAATCAGGCTCCACAGAGACGACAGTAGTTTCTGTTTCTGCAGACAAGTTCAGAGTTTTACTTTCAGGTTAGTCCCCACACACCCAAAAAGAAGAGTTTTACAAGTCTGCCAGTTTTATATtgtctttctttttaaatttgTGCATTTCTGCAGAACTGAAACAAGCCCATGCTATGATGAATGCACTACAATGACGAGTGAACGCTACCACACATCTGGATGTCTGATCAAGAGATGGACACAGACAAACCTGACAGCCAATCAAAcgtgccacactgacatcctgaaACAACAgacctgtcagaacattttgtatAATCTTACAGTTTGTATGAATGGCTGTCATGCTTTATTATGATTGACTGATTTGTATTTGTACTATGTACACATTCTTATTATCTAATCTGTTAATTTACAGTCTGCCCATTTGGATTAATTAAGGTCACATGAACATTACCAGCTGATGTctggcacacacacacccaatttCCATTGCTTCTGTGTGACCTATGTGAGCCTATTAAAAAATATGGCCATGTAAATTTgtactgaaagatctggagagaaaataaagaatttggatCACTTGTTTATTGGTGGCTTGCCAGTCCCAGCTGTTTTAGATCTCTGCTCATGACTGTGCATTTATACATTATATAAGTGATAGTGTTCTCACTTTAGTGCTGGACTGTTAGTATGAAATTATAGATCTCATGTCTTTCCAAAATTGAGCTTTAATGAGCCTGAATAACTGAACAGTCTCTAGGTGTGAAGAACACATAGTTACATAACTTTTTCCAGAATCAAACATTGTGAATCAAACCTTTTGTTGAATATTGTACACAACACATTTCACTGTAGTTGATTTATCATGAGCGAAGCGACGCCGGTGCAAGCTCACTCTATGGTAGAGCGATGCCGAAactggaaatgccaaatgttgaatcGACACTGAAACCGGAATGCTAAATACTTAACTCTTCCTGGAGTAACAATAGAGATCCTGTGCAAATTCAGTGGACAGTTGACACTAAAACCGGGAATGCTAACCTGAGAGGCGGCGCGCACCTTGACAGCCCTTGAGGTCAGTCAATGACGATCTAGCGCGTAACAGCTGTGATGATCAATTTTCTATTACattcgccaaggatgtaataaaatcacgtgtgtatttgtctgttagcaggattacatcaaactacttcatggattgtcaccaaattttcaccacggataaattttggaggtgatcagattTCggctcaagatttcattttatatacgctttgaaggattacgtcaaaactacttcatggattttcaccaaatttgcaccatagatagatattagggcatggaagactccactgaattttggaggtgatccagatctggatactggatcaagatttacattatataggttttgaaggattacgtcaaaactacttcatggattttcatagtagagaagcttgaatctttggactgggttgcttgacgtgaggacgtttcgcttcaaatcgcagaaccttcctcagctaaaattcttgctctggtagtctgacttctgtcttgactcttgtagagaagaataaaacagaagccaacaaaagctggagttttaacctaaccagacccctcctaccgagaggccgactgctacaggctagtgactaaacaatagctctaattagcaactattgtgctctagttagtaccctcctaatgacagggcagctgtccctcctaatgatgggacggaagtctctcctgatggctcccttgacgattcatggattttgatgaaattttcaacacagaaacATATCAGGTCATGAAAGACTCctttaaaatttggaggtgatctggatccagattctggatcaagcttcactttatatacactttgaaggattacttttagcaggattacatcaaaactactacacggattctcaccaaattttcaccacagatagattttagggcatggaagactccactgaattttggaggtgatccagatctggattctgcatAAACAATTCACATTCACCGGATCAAGATTCACATTATATATGCTTACAAGGCTTgtaaaggattatgtcaaaactacttcatggattttgatgaaatttttaacACAGATATACACATTAgatctacttcacagattctcaccaaattttcaccatggatacatattaggccatgaaagactccattaaattttggaggtgatccagatccgaatctggattctgtatcaagatttcactttatataagctttgaaggattacgtcaaaactacttcacggattctcaccaaattttcatcacggatacatattaggccatgaaagactccattaaa comes from the Thalassophryne amazonica chromosome 8, fThaAma1.1, whole genome shotgun sequence genome and includes:
- the commd4 gene encoding COMM domain-containing protein 4; the protein is MRFRFCGDLDCPDWVLAEITTLAKISSVKMKILCIQVMKDLLGEGIDYDKISKITADAKFESGDIKASVAVLSFIFCSAAKHDVDSESLSSELQQLGLPKEHTTGLCKSYEDKHAALQDKLRKMSLRLGRLEAVSWRVDYTLSSSELKEVNEPVVHLKLQAQGAESGSTETTVVSVSADKFRVLLSELKQAHAMMNALQ